A genome region from candidate division KSB1 bacterium includes the following:
- a CDS encoding outer membrane beta-barrel protein — translation MNLKKMTLFFLSAVFLLNTGLWAQAGWSQSKFGIGVNVGVQHVYSDLQPAGLGLASEASLRYFMSQRLNFALSAGYGELNDGFFERHFYTTVLNADLKGQFNLLTSRFRPFVSAGVGITNFTFNIADDTFYRVCV, via the coding sequence ATGAATTTGAAAAAGATGACATTGTTTTTTCTGTCTGCGGTGTTCCTGTTGAACACAGGACTATGGGCTCAGGCGGGCTGGAGCCAATCCAAGTTTGGTATTGGTGTAAATGTTGGAGTGCAGCATGTTTACAGCGATTTACAGCCGGCAGGATTGGGGTTGGCTTCTGAAGCGTCGCTTCGGTATTTTATGAGTCAACGGTTGAATTTCGCACTCAGCGCCGGTTATGGTGAATTGAATGACGGATTTTTCGAACGTCATTTCTACACCACTGTCCTCAATGCTGATCTGAAAGGTCAGTTTAACCTGCTCACGTCACGTTTCCGGCCATTTGTGAGTGCAGGTGTGGGAATAACCAATTTTACGTTTAATATTGCGGATGATACGTTTTACCGAGTCTGTGTATAA